One stretch of Melospiza georgiana isolate bMelGeo1 chromosome 28, bMelGeo1.pri, whole genome shotgun sequence DNA includes these proteins:
- the ZNF385C gene encoding zinc finger protein 385C isoform X2 gives MLLGPSGHSSPLLASLPIPGRPLHPPLDIKHFLTFRLNGTSPLNLFPNFNTMDPVQKAVISHTFGVPAPLKKKQFISCNICHLRFNSANQAEAHYKGHKHARRLKAIEAMKNKQKVVGAAAGTPGQDSTAELAPSPVGSGELGSTADASSPQESEGEGSSLALVPSTEESPVELPGSVAPLGSPPASELSEGTSDATSVASSSAQAAEAQAAESGSSVSSAPESEKEGKKSKQHLYCPTCKVTVNSLSQLEAHNTGAKHKSMLEGHGAQLRRGRGKLLSRAGHKSKRIGNKGSINIQNKAFHCQVCEIYVNSETQLKQHMSSRRHKDRLAGKPPKPKYSPYNKLQKNAALAVSILKSKLALQKHLTKTLATRFLPSPLTAAAVCAMPGPLALRPAAATTLFQAPILGPALFRTPPAHVRPTPGPIVFAPY, from the exons gtcCCTCCGGACACAGCAGTCCCCTCTTAGCAtcactgcccatccctggccGGCCTCTCCATCCTCCCTTGGACATCAAGCACTTCCTGACCTTCAGGCTCAACGGGACATCACCGCTCAACCTCTTCCCCAACTTCAACACG ATGGACCCGGTGCAGAAGGCAGTGATCAGCCACACCTTCGGCGTGCCCGCCCCGCTCAAGAAGAAGCAATTCATCTCCTGCAACATCTGCCACCTGCGCTTCAACTCTGCT AACCAGGCTGAAGCCCACTACAAGGGCCACAAGCACGCGCGGAGGCTGAAGGCCATCGAGGCCATGAAGAACAAGCAGAAGGTGGTGGGGGCTGCAGCGGGGACCCCTGGCCAGGACAGCACAGCCGAGCTGGCCCCCAGCCCCGTGGGCAgtggggagctgggcagcacag CTGATGCCAGTAGCCCACAGGAGTCGGAGGGCgagggcagcagcctggcactggtgcccagCACTGAGGAGTCACCAGTGGAGCTGCCAGGCAGTGTCgcccctctgggctccccacCAGCCTCTGAGCTGTCAGAGGGCACCTCAGATGCCACCAGCGTGGCCTCCTCATCAGCCCAGGCAGCCGAGGCACAGGCAGCTGAGTCAGGCAGCAGCGTCAGCTCGGCCCCTGAGAGcgagaaagaggggaaaaagagcAAACAGCACCTGTACTGTCCCACCTGCAAGGTGACCGTCAactccctgtcccagctggaggCTCACAACACTG gcgCCAAGCACAAGTCCATGCTGGAAGGGCACGGCGCCCAGCTGCGGCGAGGCCGGGGCAAGCTGCTCTCCCGGGCAGGGCACAAGTCCAAGCGCATCGGGAACAAGGGCAGCATCAACATCCAGAACAAGGCCTTCCACTGCCAAGTGTGCGAGATCTACGTCAACTCCGAGACCCAGCTCAAGCAG CACATGAGCAGCCGGAGGCACAAAGACAGGCTGGCAGGGAAGCCACCCAAGCCCAAGTACAGCCCCTACAACAAGCTGCAGAAGAATGCTGCCCTCGCAGTGAGTATTCTCAAG tccAAGCTGGCTTTGCAGAAGCACCTCACCAAAACCTTGGCCACGCGTTTCCTGCCGAGCCCGCTGACCGCCGCTGCCGTGTGCGCCATGCCCGGACCCCTGGCCCTGCGACCGGCGGCTGCCACCACGCTGTTCCAAGCGCCGATCCTCGGACCAGCCCTGTTCCGAACGCCGCCGGCTCACGTCCGCCCCACGCCGGGTCCCATCGTCTTT
- the C28H17orf113 gene encoding uncharacterized protein C17orf113 homolog, whose product MRTLLPEARCASTLADFPATSSMVPPGKKPAGETSNSNKKCKRYFNEHWKEEFTWLEFDYERKLMFCAECRQALVKNKHGKAENAFTVGTDNFQRHALLRHVTSGAHRQALAVNRQQLAFDTPRAGHPELRSLIKVEVNPAKVAVLTTVYWMAKEEIPDEKCSSLLSLQKFNLCQALLASEHSEFYHPGSVREMQAAIAKVLHNEDRHRIKASPFIGLVVDETVDVLEHRSLAVFTTTVSPCNGQTSTTFLGSFELPAGEASTVAGKVGEVMRSFGIPSMKLTWLSADSASLVAERLSGVGTALGSLCPLLTEVHCLSHGTSLLLAESISTIEYLQKYETTVDAVYRLYSSFQGEGESLQELRRVLDLCEIDLGSPKAIHWTSIFPAVEAIDSSWPTLVLLLESQAECSPVARGLCEELKKFQFVAFTKILLDVLPIFQKLSRFFQIEDFDLSILKPIVSATATTLQAQQSTSGQNLQEFLREMNKHPQDGREGESRLYYKGVELANCSQVHLKHFEHLKDSYLEKVRGNLLDRFPSSVLEAISSFSAIFNPKCYPQSLEDIGSYGVSELNFLLRVYSRVVVSKRALSDFPLFKRIVFSLSQLSFKDLCVKLVYSSSEMHELFPDFAVLAAIALALPLGSVLAEKIRRGRELLQRGRSRLARDQGLSDLMKIAIDGPAISEFNFALAIECYESMRESGFIVAQVK is encoded by the exons ATGCGCACACTGCTCCCGGAGGCACGGTGCGCTTCAACCCTAGCTGATTTCCCAGCCACAAGCAGCATGGTGCCTCCGGGGAAAAAGCCAGCTGGGGAAACTTCCAATTCCAACAAAAAGTGCAAACGCTATTTCAATGAGCACTGGAAGGAGGAGTTCACCTGGCTGGAGTTTGACTATGAGAGGAAGCTCATGTTTTGCGCGGAGTGCCGGCAGGCCCTGGTGAAGAACAAGCACGGGAAAGCGGAGAACGCTTTCACCGTGGGCACCGACAACTTCCAGCGGCACGCGCTGCTGCGCCACGTCACCTCGGGCGCCCACCGCCAGGCGCTGGCCGTCAACCGCCAGCAGCTGGCCTTCGACACCCCCCGTGCTGGCCACCCCGAGCTGCGCTCGCTCATCAAGGTGGAGGTGAACCCGGCCAAGGTGGCCGTCCTCACCACGGTCTACTGGATGGCCAAGGAGGAGATCCCCGACGAGAAGtgctcctccctgctgagctTGCAGAAGTTCAACCTGTGCCAGGCGCTGCTGGCGTCAGAGCACAGCGAGTTCTACCACCCTGGCAGCGTCAGGGAGATGCAG gcagccaTTGCCAAAGTCCTCCACAACGAGGACAGGCACAGGATCAAAGCCTCGCCGTTCATTGGGCTGGTGGTGGACGAGACAGTGGACGTCCTGGAGCACCGCAGCCTCGCCGTGTTCACCACCACTGTCTCCCCCTGCAACGGGCAGACCTCCaccaccttcctgggcagcTTCGAGCTGCCTGCAGGGGAGGCCTCCACGGTGGCAGGCAAGGTGGGCGAGGTGATGCGCTCCTTTGGCATCCCCAGCATGAAGCTCACCTGGCTCAGCGCTGACAGTGCCTCGCTGGTGGCCGAGCGGCTCAGCGGGGTGGGGACGGCGCTGGGCTCGCTCTGCCCGCTCCTCACTGAGGTGCACTGCCTGTCCCACggcacctccctgctgctggccgAGAGCATCAGCACCATCGAGTACCTCCAGAAGTATGAGACCACTGTGGATGCTGTGTATAGGCTCTACTCCAGCTTCCAGGGGGAAGGGGagagcctgcaggagctgcgGAGGGTCCTGGACCTCTGTGAGATAGACCTTGGGAGCCCCAAAGCCATCCACTGGACCTCTATCTTCCCAGCTGTAGAAGCCATTGACTCCTCGTGGCCCacgctggtgctgctgctggagagccaGGCAGAGTGCTCACCCGTGGCCCGTGGCCTCTGCGAAGAGCTCAAGAAGTTCCAGTTTGTGGCCTTCACCAAGATCCTCCTGGATGTCCTCCCCATCTTCCAGAAGCTCAGTCGTTTCTTCCAGATCGAGGATTTTGACCTCTCCATCTTGAAGCCCATAGTCTCGGCCACGGCCACCACGCTGCAGGCCCAGCAGAGCACCAGTGGCCAGAACCTCCAGGAGTTCCTCAGAGAGATGAACaagcacccacaggatggccggGAGGGCGAGAGCCGCCTCTACTACAAAGGTGTTGAGCTTGCCAACTGCTCCCAGGTGCACCTGAAACACTTTGAGCACCTGAAGGACAGCTACCTGGAGAAGGTACGGGGCAACCTGCTGGACAGGTTCCCCAGCAGCGTCCTGGAGGCCatcagctccttctctgccaTCTTCAACCCCAAGTGCTACCCGCAGTCTCTGGAGGACATTGGCAGCTATGGGGTGAGCGAGCTGAATTTCCTGCTGCGGGTGTACTCGCGGGTGGTGGTGAGCAAGAGGGCCCTGAGCGACTTTCCCCTCTTCAAGCGCATCGTCTTCAGCCTCAGCCAGCTCTCCTTCAAGGACCTGTGTGTCAAGCTGGtctacagcagctctgagaTGCACGAGCTCTTCCCAGACTTCGCTGTCCTGGCCGCTATAGCCCTGGCCTTGCCGCTGGGCTCGGTGCTGGCCGAGAAGATCCGCCGGGgccgggagctgctgcagcGCGGCCGCTCGCGCCTCGCCAGGGACCAGGGGCTCTCTGACCTCATGAAGATCGCCATCGACGGGCCAGCCATCAGCGAGTTCAACTTTGCCTTGGCCATCGAGTGCTACGAGAGCATGAGGGAGTCTGGGTTCATCGTGGCGCAGGTGAAGTGA